Proteins from a genomic interval of Arachis hypogaea cultivar Tifrunner chromosome 10, arahy.Tifrunner.gnm2.J5K5, whole genome shotgun sequence:
- the LOC112715094 gene encoding pentatricopeptide repeat-containing protein At1g62350 isoform X1: protein MLRRAVRRAASLATRTALHPRQFVSGSASKPSLSIWRRKKEMGKEALIAAKELKRLRSDPLRLDRFVASHVSRLLKSDLVAVLAEFQRQDQVFLSMKLYDIVRKEIWYRPDMFFYRDMLMMLARNKRVEEAKRVWQDLESEHVLFDQHTFGDIIRAFLDSGLLSEAMDIYEKMRQSPEPPLSLPFRVILKGLLPYPELREKVKDDFLEIFPDMIIYDPPEDLFEDQSGPGYR, encoded by the exons ATGCTGCGTCGTGCAGTACGAAGAGCTGCTTCTTTGGCCACCCGAACCGCCTTACACCCTCGCCAGTTCGTTTCCGGTTCGGCGTCCAAACCAAGCCTGTCCATATGGAGGCGCAAGAAAGAGATGGGCAAAGAAGCCCTCATCGCCGCTAAAGAACTCAAGCGCCTTCGCTCCGATCCGCTCCGCCTCGACCGCTTCGTCGCGTCGCACGTCTCTCGCCTTCTCAAGTCCGACCTTGTCGCCGTCCTCGCCGAGTTCCAGAGACAGGACCAGGTCTTCCTCTCCATGaag TTGTATGATATAGTGCGCAAAGAAATATGGTACCGGCCAGACATGTTCTTTTACAGGGACATGCTTATGATGCTGGCAAGAAACAAAAGGGTGGAAGAAGCAAAGAGGGTATGGCAAGATTTGGAAAGCGAGCATGTCCTCTTTGATCAGCATACATTCGGAGACATCATTAGAGCTTTTCTAGATAGCGGATTGCTGTCTGAGGCAATGGACATATATGAAAAAATGAGACAATCCCCTGAGCCCCCTCTTTCACTGCCGTTTCGCGTGATATTAAAAGGGCTTCTTCCTTATCCAGAATTGAGAGAGAAAGTAAAAGATGACTTCTTGGAGATTTTCCCAGATATGATCATCTATGACCCCCCAGAGGACTTGTTTGAAGATCAATCAGGACCAGGATATAGATaa
- the LOC112715094 gene encoding pentatricopeptide repeat-containing protein At1g62350 isoform X2: MLRRAVRRAASLATRTALHPRQFVSGSASKPSLSIWRRKKEMGKEALIAAKELKRLRSDPLRLDRFVASHVSRLLKSDLVAVLAEFQRQDQLYDIVRKEIWYRPDMFFYRDMLMMLARNKRVEEAKRVWQDLESEHVLFDQHTFGDIIRAFLDSGLLSEAMDIYEKMRQSPEPPLSLPFRVILKGLLPYPELREKVKDDFLEIFPDMIIYDPPEDLFEDQSGPGYR, encoded by the exons ATGCTGCGTCGTGCAGTACGAAGAGCTGCTTCTTTGGCCACCCGAACCGCCTTACACCCTCGCCAGTTCGTTTCCGGTTCGGCGTCCAAACCAAGCCTGTCCATATGGAGGCGCAAGAAAGAGATGGGCAAAGAAGCCCTCATCGCCGCTAAAGAACTCAAGCGCCTTCGCTCCGATCCGCTCCGCCTCGACCGCTTCGTCGCGTCGCACGTCTCTCGCCTTCTCAAGTCCGACCTTGTCGCCGTCCTCGCCGAGTTCCAGAGACAGGACCAG TTGTATGATATAGTGCGCAAAGAAATATGGTACCGGCCAGACATGTTCTTTTACAGGGACATGCTTATGATGCTGGCAAGAAACAAAAGGGTGGAAGAAGCAAAGAGGGTATGGCAAGATTTGGAAAGCGAGCATGTCCTCTTTGATCAGCATACATTCGGAGACATCATTAGAGCTTTTCTAGATAGCGGATTGCTGTCTGAGGCAATGGACATATATGAAAAAATGAGACAATCCCCTGAGCCCCCTCTTTCACTGCCGTTTCGCGTGATATTAAAAGGGCTTCTTCCTTATCCAGAATTGAGAGAGAAAGTAAAAGATGACTTCTTGGAGATTTTCCCAGATATGATCATCTATGACCCCCCAGAGGACTTGTTTGAAGATCAATCAGGACCAGGATATAGATaa
- the LOC112715093 gene encoding photosystem II reaction center proteins PsbY, chloroplastic, whose translation MAATIATMAMVNAKFLNTNSPKFPKPTSSSSRPAFSLLSLENLPKGLATTKSSNPVNLSTSMAGTAIAGAIFSTLGASDAAFAAQQIADIADGDNRGLALLLPIIPAIAWVLFNILQPALNQLNRMRSSKGVIVGLGLGLGGLSASGILWTPEASAAVSNAADAASDNRGQLLLFVVAPAILWVLYNILQPALNQLNRMRSQ comes from the coding sequence ATGGCAGCAACAATAGCAACAATGGCCATGGTTAATGCAAAGTTCCTTAACACAAACTCACCCAAGTTTCCAAagcccacatcttcttcttcaaggcCCGCTTTTTCCCTCCTTTCCCTTGAGAACCTCCCAAAGGGACTTGCCACCACAAAAAGCTCCAATCCCGTCAACCTTTCAACTTCCATGGCAGGAACTGCCATAGCTGGTGCTATCTTCTCCACCCTTGGAGCCTCCGACGCCGCCTTCGCGGCACAGCAAATCGCCGACATAGCAGACGGCGACAACCGTGGGCTTGCACTGTTGCTGCCCATAATTCCGGCAATTGCATGGGTTCTTTTCAACATCCTGCAGCCAGCACTTAACCAGCTGAACCGCATGAGGAGCAGCAAAGGGGTCATTGttgggcttgggcttgggcttggtgGGCTTTCAGCATCAGGGATTTTGTGGACACCCGAGGCATCAGCGGCAGTTAGCAATGCTGCTGATGCTGCGAGTGACAACAGGGGTCAGCTTCTACTGTTTGTTGTGGCACCTGCAATTCTTTGGGTTCTTTACAATATCTTGCAGCCTGCTTTGAACCAACTCAACAGGATGAGATCTCAGTGA